The following are from one region of the Methanomassiliicoccales archaeon LGM-DZ1 genome:
- a CDS encoding ferrous iron transport protein A, producing MKRGETATVVCVNGEGQVRKRVLDLGLTRGAKVTLIRRAPLGDPVEIELRGYRLTLRQGEAHIVELEKCQNGSDNNSEGAAR from the coding sequence ATGAAACGCGGCGAGACCGCGACGGTCGTATGCGTGAACGGGGAAGGACAGGTGCGCAAGCGCGTCCTCGACCTGGGGCTCACGCGCGGGGCCAAGGTCACCCTCATCAGGAGGGCGCCTCTCGGAGACCCCGTGGAGATCGAGCTGAGGGGATACCGCCTCACCCTGAGGCAGGGAGAGGCCCATATCGTCGAGCTCGAGAAGTGCCAGAACGGCTCGGATAACAATTCGGAGGGGGCCGCCAGATGA
- a CDS encoding HAD hydrolase-like protein — MYKNYIFGFGRTLADLTRGYRLAYSQAFRSFGIPYEPSKEEEYFSTPIYDLFSKYRTGCACVFRDFMTQLITVYDRNVMQTSSVYPDVSPCIRKLYAKGCRMGIVTDSYEQHVHQILAEFGLDRMIPSVVGIDRMAVERPHPYSVNLCMRELGGSEGDTVLVSSDPKDIMAGGNAGIDTVLLDRDGTSVPGSCSPTHVISSLLDLPGI; from the coding sequence ATGTACAAAAACTATATATTCGGATTCGGGAGGACGCTGGCGGACCTGACGCGCGGATACCGTCTGGCATACTCGCAGGCGTTCCGCAGCTTCGGGATCCCCTATGAGCCTTCCAAAGAGGAGGAGTACTTCTCCACCCCCATCTACGACCTCTTCTCCAAATACCGCACCGGATGCGCCTGCGTGTTCAGGGACTTCATGACCCAGCTCATCACCGTGTACGACCGCAACGTCATGCAGACCTCTTCCGTGTACCCGGACGTCTCCCCGTGCATCAGGAAGCTGTACGCGAAAGGGTGCAGGATGGGCATCGTCACCGACTCCTACGAGCAGCATGTGCACCAGATACTCGCCGAGTTCGGCCTGGACCGGATGATCCCCTCGGTCGTCGGGATCGACAGGATGGCGGTCGAGCGCCCCCACCCGTACTCGGTCAATCTCTGCATGCGCGAGCTTGGTGGGAGCGAAGGGGACACCGTCCTCGTGAGCTCCGACCCGAAGGACATCATGGCCGGCGGGAACGCCGGGATCGACACCGTCCTGCTCGACAGGGACGGCACATCGGTGCCCGGGAGCTGCTCCCCGACGCACGTCATCTCTTCCCTGCTGGATCTTCCCGGGATCTGA
- a CDS encoding formate--tetrahydrofolate ligase — MKTDIEIAEGAKVQNIADIAAKIGLGPEDLEQYGKYIAKVPLDVLARKEKSKKGKLILVTAVTPTKAGEGKTVTTISLIQGLAKIGKKVVGALREPSMGPTFGIKGGATGGGNAQVYPMWKIDLEFTGDIHAVAAAHNLLSAVLENNLVRDNPLNIDPSRIVWKKTVDMNMRELRHIVVGLGDSKINGGVTHESGFLITSASEISAILALATDYADLRKRLERIVVAYTYDGKPVTAGQLGCVGSMMVLLREALMPNLVQTLEGQPVFIHGFPFANIAHGNNSVIATKAAVSLGDYAVTEGGFAADLGGEKFMDIVCRQSGIRPNCVVVVASIRALMMHGGADLKDPASMTTAALKKGFANLDKHVANMKSYGVPVVVSINHFYTDKEEDIETVKRHCRGIGAYCAVNDGFLRGGEGAEELAKKVVEVIADPDNRPRFKFCYADRTSVKEKIEAVAKKIYGAKDVEYSPAAEKSIQAIIDQGYGELPVCIAKTQYSLSDKAELLGAPTGWTLNVREVNLSAGAGFIVPVCGSIMLMPGLSKDPAALHIDLTDEGKIVGLH; from the coding sequence ATGAAAACCGACATCGAGATCGCCGAAGGAGCGAAAGTTCAGAATATCGCGGACATTGCGGCGAAGATCGGACTCGGACCGGAGGACCTGGAGCAGTACGGCAAGTACATCGCCAAGGTGCCCCTGGACGTTCTGGCCAGGAAAGAGAAATCGAAGAAGGGCAAGCTCATCCTCGTCACGGCGGTAACGCCGACCAAGGCGGGCGAGGGGAAGACCGTCACCACCATCAGCCTCATCCAGGGGCTGGCTAAGATCGGGAAGAAGGTCGTCGGCGCGCTCAGGGAGCCGTCCATGGGCCCGACCTTCGGGATCAAGGGAGGGGCCACCGGCGGAGGGAACGCCCAGGTATACCCCATGTGGAAGATCGACCTCGAGTTCACCGGCGACATCCACGCGGTCGCGGCCGCCCACAACCTGCTCTCCGCCGTGCTGGAGAACAACCTGGTCAGGGACAACCCCCTGAACATCGATCCCTCGAGGATCGTGTGGAAGAAGACCGTCGACATGAACATGAGGGAGCTCAGGCACATTGTCGTCGGCCTCGGCGACTCGAAGATCAACGGCGGAGTGACCCACGAGAGCGGGTTCCTCATCACATCCGCCTCCGAGATCTCCGCGATCCTGGCGCTCGCGACGGACTATGCCGACCTCAGGAAGAGGCTGGAGAGGATCGTCGTCGCCTACACCTACGACGGCAAGCCGGTCACCGCCGGGCAGCTCGGATGCGTCGGTTCCATGATGGTCCTCCTCAGGGAGGCGCTCATGCCCAACCTCGTGCAGACCCTCGAGGGCCAGCCTGTGTTCATCCACGGGTTCCCCTTCGCGAACATCGCCCACGGGAACAACTCCGTCATAGCCACCAAGGCCGCGGTCTCTCTCGGGGACTACGCTGTCACCGAGGGAGGTTTCGCGGCCGACCTCGGCGGGGAGAAGTTCATGGACATCGTCTGCAGGCAGTCGGGGATCAGGCCCAACTGCGTCGTCGTGGTGGCCTCGATCCGCGCCCTCATGATGCACGGCGGAGCGGACCTGAAGGACCCGGCCTCCATGACCACCGCGGCCCTCAAAAAGGGGTTCGCCAACCTCGACAAGCACGTCGCCAACATGAAGTCCTACGGCGTCCCGGTGGTCGTCTCGATCAACCACTTCTACACCGATAAGGAAGAGGACATCGAGACCGTCAAGAGGCACTGCCGCGGCATCGGGGCGTACTGCGCCGTGAACGACGGCTTCCTCAGGGGCGGGGAGGGCGCCGAGGAGCTCGCCAAGAAGGTCGTCGAGGTCATCGCCGACCCGGACAACAGGCCCAGGTTCAAGTTCTGCTACGCCGACAGGACCTCCGTCAAGGAGAAGATCGAGGCCGTCGCCAAGAAGATCTACGGGGCCAAGGATGTAGAGTACAGCCCTGCCGCCGAGAAGTCCATCCAGGCCATAATCGACCAGGGATACGGGGAGCTCCCGGTGTGCATCGCGAAGACCCAGTACTCCCTGTCCGACAAGGCCGAGCTGCTCGGGGCGCCTACCGGATGGACCCTGAACGTGAGGGAGGTCAACCTCTCCGCCGGCGCCGGGTTCATCGTCCCCGTCTGCGGATCGATCATGCTCATGCCGGGCCTGTCGAAGGACCCTGCGGCGCTTCACATCGACCTGACGGACGAAGGGAAGATCGTAGGGCTCCACTGA
- a CDS encoding tetratricopeptide repeat protein, with the protein MAAEGVSMDACEWAKTVVRTCDERNYASAVDILSSGAGKGDAACELYVGLMYARGQGVPRDFKKARYWLTESSEGGNPNAMYFLAKIYLRGYGTEPDPAKAADLLRIPSENGDPRAQYELGLMYLDGNGVKRDLAHTFSLMMSSARGGDVEAMFVLGQLYKNGAGTDKSLRECVRWLASAAVNGHKGAQVLLGDMYETGDGVDTDHDEAKRWYDMADGARRGKGQARVFL; encoded by the coding sequence ATGGCCGCAGAGGGGGTCAGCATGGATGCCTGCGAATGGGCGAAGACGGTCGTCCGCACCTGCGACGAACGCAATTACGCGTCGGCAGTGGACATCCTGTCGTCCGGCGCTGGGAAAGGGGATGCAGCGTGCGAGCTGTACGTCGGATTGATGTACGCCCGCGGGCAGGGGGTCCCCCGGGATTTCAAGAAAGCGCGCTACTGGCTCACCGAATCTTCCGAGGGCGGCAACCCCAACGCCATGTACTTCCTGGCGAAGATCTACCTCCGCGGCTACGGGACGGAACCGGACCCGGCGAAGGCGGCCGACCTTCTCAGGATCCCGTCGGAGAACGGCGACCCCAGGGCCCAGTACGAACTGGGGCTGATGTACCTCGACGGGAACGGCGTCAAACGCGATCTGGCACATACGTTCTCGCTGATGATGTCCTCCGCCAGGGGCGGAGATGTGGAGGCCATGTTCGTCCTCGGGCAGCTTTACAAGAACGGAGCGGGGACGGATAAAAGCCTCAGGGAATGCGTGAGGTGGCTGGCCTCGGCCGCGGTCAACGGCCACAAGGGGGCGCAGGTCCTCCTCGGGGACATGTACGAGACCGGCGACGGCGTCGATACCGACCATGACGAAGCGAAACGCTGGTACGATATGGCCGACGGGGCCCGCCGAGGGAAAGGGCAGGCCCGAGTTTTTCTGTGA
- a CDS encoding tetratricopeptide repeat protein — protein sequence MLGVAYMYQTGKGSDPDPVKAADWYERSASAGCPRAKWELAKMYRNGELPDDAQRTQYVKWLRAAAESGIPEAMRDLSSAYFYGRLVPRNDRLAVQWIKKAAETGDPLSEFRYAASLESGLGCRRDLDAANAYYRKFETEADADLFFKVGKDLEFGLEGCPPRPDRACEYYRLGARMGHDRCYVSLKRCKAAMAGGHKDSFMERRRILSMTPSAAEEDRRKRSLKEADQFMEIGETDLAISKYQESADLGNAEAMFMLAMLYHEGTAVRRDDALAFDYLMRASLSGSPDAQLFLGRSYESGKGREADRNEAIKCFAAAAAGGNLLGYYYLSPYMDHPERYVHMTQRVVR from the coding sequence ATGCTCGGCGTGGCCTACATGTACCAGACCGGCAAAGGCTCGGACCCCGACCCCGTCAAGGCCGCGGATTGGTACGAGCGCTCGGCCTCCGCCGGGTGCCCCCGCGCGAAATGGGAACTCGCCAAGATGTATCGCAACGGCGAGCTTCCCGACGATGCCCAGCGCACGCAGTACGTCAAATGGCTGCGGGCGGCCGCCGAATCCGGCATACCGGAGGCGATGAGGGACCTGTCGTCCGCGTACTTCTATGGCAGGCTCGTCCCCAGGAACGACCGGCTGGCGGTGCAGTGGATCAAGAAGGCGGCGGAGACCGGCGACCCGCTCTCCGAGTTCCGCTACGCAGCATCCCTGGAGTCCGGACTCGGCTGCCGGCGCGACCTCGACGCAGCGAACGCATATTACCGCAAGTTCGAGACGGAGGCCGACGCCGACCTGTTCTTCAAGGTCGGCAAGGATCTCGAGTTCGGCCTCGAGGGCTGCCCTCCCAGGCCCGACAGGGCCTGCGAGTACTACCGCCTGGGGGCCAGGATGGGCCATGACCGCTGCTATGTCAGCCTCAAGCGCTGCAAGGCGGCCATGGCCGGCGGCCACAAGGACAGCTTCATGGAGCGCAGGAGGATCCTCTCCATGACGCCCTCGGCCGCCGAGGAGGACAGGAGGAAGAGGAGCCTGAAGGAGGCCGACCAGTTCATGGAGATCGGCGAGACCGACCTCGCCATCTCGAAGTACCAGGAATCCGCGGACCTGGGGAACGCCGAGGCCATGTTCATGCTGGCGATGCTCTACCACGAGGGGACGGCGGTCCGCAGGGACGACGCCCTCGCTTTCGATTATCTCATGAGGGCGTCGCTCAGCGGGTCCCCGGACGCGCAGCTGTTCCTGGGCAGGAGCTACGAGTCCGGGAAGGGCCGCGAGGCCGACCGCAACGAGGCCATCAAATGCTTCGCGGCCGCGGCCGCTGGAGGCAACCTGCTGGGATACTACTATCTCAGCCCCTACATGGACCACCCGGAGAGGTACGTGCATATGACCCAGAGGGTGGTGCGCTAA
- a CDS encoding tetratricopeptide repeat protein, which translates to MGLREVMDRASSGDPRAQCAMGYYYYKGDGVNRDLDRAFQWFDMAAGLGDPEGECNAAYMLVHAEGTNANLDEAVRMYTHSAESGWVQSMFNLAHMYSDGLGVEQDWGKAILWYTKAYEGGSVPAAYRLGVIYEEGRGTEQNLPKALELYEKCAGKDYDPALVRLGIMAYEGRGMPKNPDRAAKLFFRASKDNDDKALLWLGKLSLSGEGMVKSQNNARKWLKKASMRGNAEAKELLEKI; encoded by the coding sequence ATGGGGCTGAGGGAGGTCATGGACAGGGCGTCCTCGGGGGACCCGAGGGCCCAGTGCGCCATGGGCTATTATTACTACAAGGGCGACGGGGTCAACCGCGACCTCGACCGCGCCTTCCAATGGTTCGACATGGCCGCGGGGCTGGGGGATCCCGAGGGCGAATGCAACGCGGCCTACATGCTGGTGCACGCCGAGGGCACCAACGCCAATCTCGACGAGGCGGTGCGCATGTACACCCATTCCGCCGAGAGCGGATGGGTCCAATCGATGTTCAACCTTGCCCACATGTACTCCGACGGGCTCGGCGTGGAGCAGGACTGGGGGAAGGCGATCCTCTGGTATACGAAAGCGTACGAGGGCGGGAGCGTCCCGGCGGCGTACCGGCTCGGAGTGATCTACGAGGAAGGGAGAGGGACGGAGCAGAACCTCCCCAAGGCGCTGGAACTGTACGAGAAATGCGCTGGCAAGGATTATGATCCGGCCCTGGTCAGGCTGGGGATCATGGCCTACGAAGGGCGGGGGATGCCGAAGAACCCGGACAGGGCGGCCAAGCTGTTCTTCCGGGCCTCCAAGGACAACGACGACAAGGCCCTCCTGTGGCTCGGCAAGCTGTCCCTCTCGGGAGAGGGGATGGTGAAGAGCCAGAACAACGCCAGGAAATGGCTGAAGAAGGCCTCCATGCGCGGGAACGCCGAGGCCAAGGAACTTCTCGAGAAGATCTGA
- a CDS encoding phenylacetate--CoA ligase — MRMTDYQAEVISRELSTIKEKSPFYARKFKDIDLTKIKTQEDFETLPFTDKGDLREAYPLGLMAVPEKEIVRIHSSSGTTGTPVIIPYTRKDVEDWATMFERCYRMAGVTEMDRVQITPGYGLWTAGIGFQAGAERLGAMVVPMGPGNTEKQLRMMQDLKTTVLCATSSYALLLAEQVAQRNLKNKICLRKGIIGSERWGDKMRDRIADTLGLELYDVYGLTEIYGPGIGISCSYKNGIHMWDDYLYFEVIDPKTLKNVPDGTVGELVITTLRKEGAPLIRYRTHDLTRILTGPCPCGSRYPRIDIITGRTDDMIKVKGVNMFPAQFEEVLASVPDASSEYQVMIDHLNGKDILTLFFETPLPQEKWPEVEKQVLERFKAVVGPTITPKAVRIGDLPRSEKKTHRIFDNRY; from the coding sequence ATGAGGATGACTGATTATCAGGCCGAGGTGATCTCCCGCGAGCTCTCCACCATCAAAGAGAAGAGCCCCTTCTACGCCCGCAAGTTCAAGGACATCGACCTGACCAAAATCAAGACCCAGGAGGATTTCGAGACCCTCCCGTTCACTGACAAGGGGGATCTGCGCGAGGCCTACCCGCTCGGCCTTATGGCCGTTCCGGAGAAGGAAATCGTCAGGATCCATTCCTCATCCGGCACCACCGGGACCCCGGTGATCATACCCTACACCAGGAAGGACGTCGAGGACTGGGCGACCATGTTCGAGCGCTGCTACCGCATGGCCGGGGTCACAGAGATGGACAGGGTGCAGATCACCCCAGGGTACGGCCTGTGGACCGCAGGCATCGGATTCCAGGCGGGAGCCGAGAGGCTCGGGGCCATGGTCGTCCCCATGGGGCCCGGGAACACCGAGAAGCAGCTCCGCATGATGCAGGACCTGAAGACTACCGTCCTCTGCGCCACCTCGTCCTATGCGCTTCTCCTCGCCGAGCAGGTCGCCCAGAGGAACCTGAAGAACAAGATATGCCTCAGGAAGGGCATCATCGGGTCCGAGCGCTGGGGTGACAAGATGCGCGACCGCATCGCCGACACCCTCGGCCTGGAGCTCTACGACGTCTACGGCCTGACCGAGATCTACGGCCCCGGGATAGGCATCAGCTGCTCCTACAAGAACGGCATTCACATGTGGGACGATTACCTCTACTTCGAGGTCATCGACCCGAAGACGCTGAAGAACGTACCGGACGGAACCGTGGGGGAACTGGTCATAACCACCCTCAGGAAGGAAGGGGCGCCGCTCATACGCTACCGCACCCATGACCTTACCCGGATCCTTACCGGGCCCTGCCCCTGCGGCTCCCGCTACCCGAGGATCGACATCATCACCGGCAGGACGGACGACATGATCAAGGTCAAGGGCGTCAACATGTTCCCCGCGCAGTTCGAGGAGGTCCTCGCCTCGGTGCCCGATGCGAGCTCGGAGTACCAGGTCATGATCGACCATCTGAACGGCAAGGACATCCTCACGCTGTTCTTCGAGACGCCCCTGCCCCAGGAGAAATGGCCTGAGGTCGAGAAGCAGGTCCTGGAGAGGTTCAAGGCGGTGGTGGGCCCGACCATCACGCCCAAGGCGGTGAGGATCGGGGACCTGCCGAGGAGCGAGAAGAAGACCCACAGGATCTTCGATAACAGGTACTGA
- a CDS encoding 4Fe-4S binding protein, which produces MDREEAYGLLSAAADRAERSEENRIPGSWERMFERPIFAFGSADDPLFDALKDPKCVGPEHMSPKEWMPEARTVIVMFFPMSDKVRESNASGDFPSREWGCARREGQAFISKAAACLVSDIRGAGYKAISPEQDPRFRWTAPTVANWSLRHCAYICGLGTFGMSKSLITEAGCAGRLCSVLTDAEIPPTPRRYSGLYDWCIWCGACARACPVSAIDPRAPPGKNKNDAVCSARLREAQEACGSPSEVGCGKCQAGVPCSRGRPRKR; this is translated from the coding sequence ATGGACCGGGAGGAGGCCTACGGGCTGCTATCGGCCGCCGCGGACCGCGCGGAGAGATCAGAGGAGAACCGCATCCCCGGATCGTGGGAGCGGATGTTCGAGCGCCCCATCTTCGCCTTCGGAAGCGCGGACGATCCCCTTTTCGACGCGCTGAAGGACCCGAAGTGCGTCGGGCCGGAGCATATGTCCCCGAAGGAATGGATGCCGGAGGCGAGGACGGTCATCGTCATGTTCTTCCCCATGTCCGACAAGGTAAGGGAGAGCAACGCTTCCGGGGATTTCCCGTCGCGCGAATGGGGATGCGCCCGCCGGGAGGGGCAGGCGTTCATATCGAAGGCCGCCGCCTGCCTGGTATCAGACATCCGGGGAGCGGGTTACAAAGCCATATCCCCCGAGCAGGACCCGAGATTCAGGTGGACCGCGCCGACAGTGGCCAACTGGTCCCTGAGGCACTGCGCGTACATCTGCGGCCTGGGCACCTTCGGGATGTCCAAAAGCCTCATCACCGAGGCAGGATGCGCCGGCCGCCTGTGCAGCGTCCTGACAGATGCGGAGATCCCGCCGACGCCCCGCCGCTATTCCGGATTGTACGATTGGTGCATATGGTGCGGGGCGTGCGCCCGCGCCTGCCCCGTGTCGGCCATCGACCCGAGGGCCCCGCCGGGGAAGAACAAGAACGATGCCGTCTGCAGCGCCCGCCTCAGGGAGGCGCAGGAGGCCTGCGGAAGCCCCTCGGAAGTCGGATGCGGAAAGTGCCAGGCAGGCGTCCCCTGCTCGCGCGGAAGGCCTCGGAAACGCTGA
- a CDS encoding IS1634 family transposase, with product MGSIFYIERNGQKYAYESTSVRVPGRKNPKTVKTYLGKVDPETGEIIPKESRSRPKEEYAKYYGAVKALDGIQKQMGIFEDLDAVFTTMAPNMMGAAMALAMNPSAMDSLHYTVEGSVIKETCRMRGMLSPSAIGDLSEEIGGMMVTMDRFFGRRIARNPASFYSLDLTSVSTYSRMEGWAQWGHNRDNEDLKQTNIAMVTDAEGIPVMFRMLPGSIADMAVMKSVVEDMQGMGCRGRLVMDRGFESAENISALLDLGTEFTVPSNAKAEPIKKLMTMAVSEMRKAASHAFHEGSAYQYAEFEVGIADLDSGYEYVVRIPANQKDSGENNERFEKARKLKAFVVYDPKKAADDKNQMMSMVHDMELRLEGTRPRDPEKVYRDLPAFVRRYLDYSVDDGGVMHIVRKDNAFTFADNRSGMFVMLTSADTTFDEMMTSYDVRDWVEKAFDVYKNDLDGGRSRTGNVERARGRLFLKFIALMLRIRIQNILRMHDKDAKKGTVKKDTVCGMTVNEVLLSLNTVFAIGNTGDWRLTAVSKNVREIFRLFGLEEPKSGKIVLA from the coding sequence ATGGGAAGCATATTCTACATCGAACGCAACGGCCAGAAGTACGCCTATGAAAGCACGTCGGTCAGGGTGCCTGGTAGGAAAAATCCGAAAACTGTGAAGACATATCTCGGAAAGGTTGATCCCGAGACCGGGGAGATCATCCCCAAAGAGTCCCGTTCCCGTCCGAAAGAGGAGTATGCGAAGTACTACGGTGCCGTGAAGGCATTGGACGGTATACAGAAGCAGATGGGTATCTTCGAGGACCTGGATGCCGTATTCACCACGATGGCGCCCAACATGATGGGTGCGGCCATGGCCCTGGCCATGAACCCGTCCGCGATGGATTCCCTCCACTATACCGTGGAGGGAAGCGTCATAAAGGAGACCTGCAGGATGAGGGGCATGCTGTCGCCTTCGGCGATCGGCGATCTCTCCGAGGAGATCGGCGGGATGATGGTCACCATGGACAGGTTCTTCGGCAGACGCATAGCGAGGAATCCGGCTTCCTTCTATTCCCTCGACCTGACATCGGTATCCACATATTCCAGGATGGAGGGGTGGGCACAGTGGGGGCACAACCGCGATAACGAGGATCTGAAACAGACGAACATCGCCATGGTGACGGATGCCGAAGGCATCCCGGTGATGTTCAGGATGCTTCCCGGGAGCATAGCCGACATGGCCGTCATGAAATCCGTAGTGGAGGACATGCAGGGGATGGGATGCAGAGGAAGACTGGTGATGGACAGGGGTTTCGAGAGTGCGGAGAACATCTCCGCGTTATTGGACCTCGGTACGGAGTTCACCGTTCCTTCCAACGCAAAGGCGGAGCCCATCAAGAAGCTCATGACCATGGCGGTATCCGAGATGAGGAAAGCGGCATCGCACGCATTCCATGAAGGCAGTGCATACCAATATGCGGAGTTCGAGGTCGGCATCGCCGACCTGGACTCCGGATACGAATACGTTGTCAGGATACCGGCCAACCAGAAGGATTCCGGGGAGAACAATGAAAGATTCGAGAAGGCCAGGAAGCTGAAGGCCTTCGTGGTGTACGATCCGAAGAAGGCCGCGGATGACAAGAATCAGATGATGTCCATGGTCCATGACATGGAGCTGAGACTGGAAGGGACCAGACCGAGGGATCCGGAGAAGGTGTACAGGGATCTCCCGGCATTCGTCCGCAGATATCTGGATTACTCCGTTGATGACGGAGGCGTGATGCACATAGTGAGGAAGGACAACGCGTTCACCTTCGCCGACAACAGATCGGGGATGTTCGTGATGCTCACTTCCGCGGATACGACGTTCGATGAGATGATGACCTCCTACGATGTGAGGGATTGGGTGGAGAAGGCCTTCGACGTGTACAAGAACGACCTGGACGGAGGACGTTCCCGCACCGGGAACGTGGAAAGGGCGAGAGGAAGGCTGTTCCTGAAGTTCATAGCCCTGATGCTCAGGATAAGGATACAGAACATCCTCAGGATGCATGACAAGGATGCCAAGAAGGGTACGGTGAAGAAGGACACCGTCTGCGGCATGACGGTGAACGAGGTCCTGCTTTCACTGAACACCGTGTTCGCCATAGGCAACACGGGTGATTGGAGACTCACCGCGGTATCGAAGAACGTGAGGGAGATCTTCAGACTCTTCGGGCTGGAAGAACCGAAGAGCGGCAAGATCGTGCTGGCCTGA
- a CDS encoding IS1634 family transposase, producing MPEIYYVQRGNRKYAYRSTSVYEPGSKYPKTVNEYIGILDEESGKIIPKKNRARTDSFLSDEDITGKRFGGSHMLKSISERIGLREDLFYCFGPEGDRILACAVAQALSGGPFSSVEDTVDGCLIGEMLGLEGRFSSPRLSEFTKFLGESLGSLENLFERRLARAEGTLTFDLTSVSSHSRMREWAEWGYNRDKEKMKQLNFGLVTDKSGIPVMFELYPGSIPDLRTLERTVERVGELKEGDCSLIMDRGFGSASNLKYLLEKEVSFVIPGKKATRCVKALLSRLVKEKHHADSLRLHDEHTYSVLESEVAIVPRAEPETEDEDSNDTAEYELILPEDPRFADAPENMRMKAYACYDRQKAAEDADTVYKAILDIEKRLSETNPYTAVKEAKRLAGPYAKYFDLSVDGEGKLRIERRKNAMSFSMNRNGMFVMFCKGIEDWEDMMSCYDCRTYVEQAFDVMKNELDGNRFRTKDPQTAKGRLLIKFVALILWCTMAKELRDSRHGEPVRTVLQSMDNILAIGKKGEWRVLEITKRNRRFMDDLKVPHPPKTLVLKPYTYIPESALADS from the coding sequence ATGCCCGAAATATATTACGTTCAGAGGGGTAACAGGAAATATGCTTACAGAAGCACCTCTGTGTACGAGCCAGGAAGCAAGTATCCGAAGACCGTGAATGAATATATCGGGATTCTTGACGAAGAGAGCGGAAAAATAATTCCCAAGAAAAATCGTGCTCGGACGGATTCTTTCCTGTCGGATGAGGACATAACCGGGAAGAGATTCGGGGGTTCGCATATGCTCAAGAGCATATCTGAACGCATCGGGCTGAGGGAGGATCTCTTCTATTGTTTCGGTCCTGAAGGGGACCGGATACTCGCCTGTGCCGTGGCACAGGCATTATCCGGAGGACCGTTCTCGTCCGTGGAGGATACCGTCGACGGCTGCCTGATCGGGGAGATGCTGGGGCTGGAAGGGAGATTCTCCTCTCCCAGATTGTCGGAATTCACAAAGTTCCTGGGAGAGAGCCTGGGCAGCCTCGAGAACCTGTTCGAAAGGAGACTGGCAAGGGCCGAAGGCACTCTGACATTCGATCTAACATCGGTTTCCAGCCACAGCAGGATGAGGGAATGGGCGGAATGGGGATACAACCGCGATAAAGAGAAGATGAAACAGCTGAACTTCGGACTTGTCACCGACAAGTCCGGCATACCGGTGATGTTCGAACTGTATCCGGGGTCGATTCCCGATCTAAGGACACTGGAAAGGACGGTGGAACGTGTGGGGGAACTGAAGGAAGGCGATTGTTCTCTCATCATGGACAGGGGATTCGGTTCCGCATCCAATCTGAAGTATCTGCTGGAGAAGGAGGTATCCTTCGTGATCCCCGGGAAGAAGGCAACCAGGTGTGTTAAGGCCCTCCTTTCCAGACTCGTGAAGGAGAAGCACCATGCCGATTCGCTGAGGCTGCATGATGAACATACATATTCCGTGCTGGAATCGGAAGTGGCCATAGTCCCCAGAGCGGAACCCGAAACGGAGGATGAGGACTCCAATGATACTGCGGAATACGAACTCATCCTGCCGGAGGATCCGCGTTTCGCGGATGCTCCGGAGAACATGAGGATGAAGGCGTATGCCTGCTACGACAGGCAGAAGGCGGCAGAGGATGCGGATACGGTGTACAAAGCGATCCTGGACATAGAGAAGAGATTGTCCGAGACCAATCCGTACACGGCGGTGAAGGAAGCGAAGAGACTCGCGGGACCGTATGCGAAATACTTCGACCTGAGCGTGGATGGGGAAGGGAAACTCAGGATAGAGCGCAGGAAGAATGCCATGTCGTTCTCCATGAACCGCAACGGCATGTTCGTGATGTTCTGCAAAGGGATAGAGGATTGGGAGGACATGATGTCCTGCTACGACTGCAGGACATATGTGGAACAAGCATTCGATGTGATGAAGAACGAATTGGACGGGAACAGGTTCAGGACTAAGGATCCGCAGACGGCCAAGGGCCGTCTGCTGATCAAGTTCGTTGCTCTGATATTATGGTGCACCATGGCGAAAGAGCTTCGGGACAGCAGGCACGGGGAACCCGTGCGGACCGTCCTCCAGTCCATGGACAACATACTGGCAATCGGAAAGAAGGGGGAATGGAGGGTATTGGAGATCACCAAACGGAACCGCAGGTTCATGGATGATCTCAAGGTGCCGCATCCGCCAAAGACCCTGGTCCTGAAACCGTACACTTACATTCCGGAATCAGCTTTGGCGGATTCCTGA